From the genome of Pseudoalteromonas nigrifaciens, one region includes:
- a CDS encoding ParA family protein encodes MTIEKTTHIFQDLKEGADRYIKRRNQRLLVNHRKELRSFTRAEASIYLDIDVKTLDRYCASLGIDPRRHEDAQWSIDIEEIYKVRDSLSVELRKEPKFKRSDKQKAQIIVIQNQKGGVGKTVSSATIGSGLATEFHQEYRVGLIDMDGQATLSMYYAPESAQEGCLSVGDLIMGNYELDENETKKEAISSAFLPTTIPNLRILPASQSDRGIEGWFHEGVFNKSLSSPYSILSKILNEVEDEFDIIIIDTPPSLGYATYNAYYAATSVLFPLSITENDIDATCSYFSYIPQVWGLLNNAKHQGYDFMKILITNHKDSSTTTELLNSLNDSFSPYLYSKEFKNSEAVRQASSLLSTVFDMSKSEYPKSKMSYQVAQQNAYEVTSQLQRDIVNVWRKQEQEQE; translated from the coding sequence ATGACCATTGAAAAGACTACTCACATTTTTCAAGATTTAAAGGAAGGCGCTGATCGCTATATAAAAAGACGCAATCAGAGGCTTTTAGTAAATCATCGTAAGGAGCTTAGAAGTTTTACGCGAGCTGAAGCATCTATATATTTAGATATTGATGTAAAAACTTTAGATAGGTATTGCGCTTCACTGGGTATTGACCCACGTAGACACGAAGATGCACAGTGGTCAATTGACATCGAAGAAATTTATAAAGTAAGAGATTCGCTCTCTGTTGAATTACGTAAAGAACCTAAGTTCAAACGTAGTGATAAGCAGAAAGCACAGATTATAGTGATTCAGAATCAAAAAGGTGGTGTTGGTAAAACAGTGTCAAGTGCAACAATAGGTTCAGGACTAGCTACTGAGTTTCATCAAGAGTATCGCGTAGGTCTTATTGATATGGATGGACAAGCTACACTATCAATGTATTACGCCCCTGAATCAGCACAAGAAGGTTGTTTATCTGTAGGCGATCTGATCATGGGAAACTATGAATTAGACGAAAATGAAACTAAAAAAGAAGCTATTTCAAGTGCCTTTTTACCTACTACAATTCCAAACCTCCGTATTTTACCTGCCTCACAATCAGATCGTGGTATTGAGGGGTGGTTTCATGAAGGCGTATTTAATAAGTCTCTAAGTTCGCCCTACTCTATTTTGAGTAAGATTTTAAATGAAGTTGAAGATGAATTCGATATTATCATAATAGATACCCCTCCATCATTAGGCTATGCAACGTATAACGCTTACTACGCCGCAACCAGTGTACTTTTCCCACTATCAATTACAGAAAATGACATAGATGCAACGTGTTCTTATTTTTCATATATACCGCAAGTCTGGGGATTATTGAATAATGCTAAGCATCAGGGGTATGACTTCATGAAAATACTTATTACAAATCATAAAGACAGTTCAACAACAACGGAGTTACTCAATAGCCTTAATGATAGCTTTTCACCATATTTATACTCTAAAGAATTTAAAAATAGTGAAGCTGTAAGGCAGGCATCATCTTTATTATCAACGGTGTTTGATATGTCTAAAAGTGAGTACCCAAAAAGTAAAATGTCATACCAAGTGGCACAGCAAAATGCTTATGAAGTAACAAGTCAACTACAGCGCGATATTGTAAATGTATGGCGTAAGCAAGAGCAGGAGCAGGAGTAA
- a CDS encoding ParB family protein, giving the protein MARKRGIRSPLGNAVGAQDAIESGQKSNIESLAKQLKAEVTGSKLSIMDVLQTHLGISNVGESVSWKLKSGKIAQFVPVTLSYQQVKELTSVTFEVNGRDQSGLTKESLQDLDSLCIQQYYPAIGRRVNGVIDLLDGSRRRARFLLEVGKINSFKILVTDDDISSGDAKALAKQLQVSKEHNLREIGMRCQLESQLYEKKYNKKLTQSELAEEMGLSQAKVSKALTAASIDSAIIELFPDISLLSHSDYKVLNTVQKTLGENVNEFIKDIESNIININSELVQDDYKEAVLKIVTDAIKTYKPKPTEQAIVTPLANFSKKNTYARKRVKGRKFAYEFSQLTKEVQDTLDQAIAKVLQDSL; this is encoded by the coding sequence ATGGCTAGAAAACGTGGAATAAGATCACCACTTGGCAATGCAGTCGGAGCGCAAGATGCAATCGAGTCAGGACAGAAAAGTAATATAGAGTCGCTTGCAAAGCAATTAAAAGCAGAGGTCACTGGTTCTAAATTATCAATAATGGATGTATTACAAACCCATCTAGGGATAAGTAATGTTGGAGAGAGTGTATCCTGGAAGTTAAAATCAGGAAAAATAGCGCAATTTGTTCCTGTTACATTAAGTTATCAGCAAGTTAAAGAGCTTACTTCGGTCACATTTGAAGTGAATGGTCGAGATCAATCTGGTCTAACCAAAGAATCCCTTCAAGATCTAGACTCATTATGTATACAACAATATTACCCAGCTATAGGCCGAAGAGTTAATGGCGTGATTGATCTGCTAGATGGCTCCAGGCGTAGAGCTAGGTTTTTGCTTGAAGTAGGTAAAATTAACTCATTTAAAATATTAGTCACAGATGACGATATTAGCTCTGGTGACGCTAAAGCATTAGCTAAGCAGCTGCAAGTTAGTAAAGAGCACAACTTACGTGAAATTGGTATGCGTTGTCAGTTAGAAAGTCAGCTTTATGAAAAAAAATATAATAAAAAACTCACGCAATCTGAATTAGCTGAAGAAATGGGCTTAAGCCAAGCTAAGGTAAGTAAGGCGCTAACTGCTGCCTCTATCGATAGTGCTATTATTGAGCTGTTTCCGGATATTTCTTTATTGTCACACTCAGACTACAAAGTATTAAATACAGTACAAAAAACGTTAGGTGAAAACGTAAATGAATTTATAAAGGATATAGAAAGCAATATAATTAATATCAATAGTGAATTAGTTCAAGACGATTATAAAGAAGCTGTATTAAAAATAGTTACAGACGCTATTAAAACATACAAACCTAAGCCAACCGAGCAGGCTATCGTTACTCCACTTGCAAATTTTAGCAAAAAGAATACCTATGCACGTAAGCGCGTTAAAGGTAGAAAATTCGCTTATGAGTTTTCACAGCTAACAAAAGAAGTACAAGATACTTTAGACCAGGCTATTGCTAAAGTGTTGCAAGACTCGCTTTAA
- a CDS encoding helix-turn-helix domain-containing protein, producing the protein MSIRSFSRYFKANQGISFKLWLNNLRLNRSQELLESTALSITHISEQAGFSSEQIFRKHFKQRFDTTPNAWRNLFRSKVASAEPHI; encoded by the coding sequence ATGAGTATTCGAAGCTTTAGTCGCTATTTTAAAGCTAACCAAGGAATAAGTTTCAAACTATGGCTGAATAATTTGCGTCTAAATCGTAGCCAAGAGTTACTTGAGTCAACGGCCCTGTCTATTACCCATATATCAGAACAGGCAGGGTTTAGCTCAGAACAAATATTTCGTAAACACTTTAAGCAGCGATTTGATACAACACCTAATGCTTGGCGAAATTTGTTTAGAAGTAAAGTAGCGAGTGCCGAACCTCATATTTGA
- the tnpA gene encoding IS66 family insertion sequence element accessory protein TnpA: MKKQQKIKYWQAIIEQQQSSALTTIQFCRDNNINPSTFYAWRKRLFGENTAG; this comes from the coding sequence ATGAAAAAACAGCAAAAAATAAAGTACTGGCAAGCCATCATTGAACAACAGCAATCTAGCGCGTTAACTACCATTCAATTTTGTCGTGATAACAACATTAACCCATCTACTTTCTATGCCTGGCGCAAGCGCCTTTTTGGTGAAAACACCGCCGGTTAA
- the tnpB gene encoding IS66 family insertion sequence element accessory protein TnpB (TnpB, as the term is used for proteins encoded by IS66 family insertion elements, is considered an accessory protein, since TnpC, encoded by a neighboring gene, is a DDE family transposase.), producing MKPCTHQVYLVTGVTDMRKSINGLSIIVSDTLSLDPLSQAWFVFCNKQRDKLKILFWDTNGFWLYYRRLEQGRFQWPKETNEHTAMGIEQRQLQWLLSGLPVSNQTRHLALSGLSVM from the coding sequence GTGAAACCTTGCACCCACCAAGTTTACTTGGTCACGGGGGTCACTGACATGCGAAAATCAATCAATGGCCTGAGTATTATTGTCAGCGATACCCTATCACTCGATCCTTTAAGCCAAGCATGGTTCGTTTTTTGTAATAAACAACGCGATAAATTAAAAATTCTATTTTGGGATACCAACGGTTTTTGGCTTTATTATCGTCGTTTAGAGCAAGGGCGATTTCAATGGCCCAAAGAGACTAATGAACACACGGCTATGGGGATTGAGCAACGCCAATTACAATGGTTACTATCGGGGCTACCAGTCAGTAATCAAACTCGGCACCTGGCTTTATCTGGGTTATCGGTGATGTAA
- the tnpC gene encoding IS66 family transposase yields MPDTILITELQNQLALMQAKLDALEKDKISLQEDKVEMQARIDHLLAELKLSKSQKYGKKSEKAPRGTFNEAEQHKSTEPPKHHKKGKQTLAAHFEREEVEHTLTVLDCPCCGEQLHHCGSEDSEQVKIIPAKVSVIKHKQFKYACRHCEHEQLTSKIITAPKPKQPIPGSIASPEALAAIVTGKYCDALPLYRLVDILGRGGLELSRGTLANWCIKAGLLIKPLVAAMQRHLLGEHSLCADETRTQVLDEGENPNSNSYMWVYRSNEASDEPVVIYGYQAGRSRACAEEFLAGYQGYLQCDGYCVYDGIEGIIPVGCWAHARRKYDEALKAESKNKGRAHKAISFISQLYKLETQAKNKKLSPQARYQLRQEKALPILLQFKAWLDEASDKVTAGSYIGKAIKYNLNQWHKLIRYVEDCHLGIDNNITERDIRPFTTGRKNWLFSKSVNGAQASATLYSIVMTCRANDINTYYYFLHLFKTLPSRDVGDDDFTDLMPWNVQLDFDYS; encoded by the coding sequence ATGCCAGACACTATTCTCATCACCGAACTACAAAATCAGCTTGCGCTTATGCAGGCTAAGCTTGATGCCTTGGAAAAAGATAAAATTTCATTGCAAGAAGATAAGGTTGAAATGCAAGCGCGTATCGACCATTTACTGGCTGAGCTTAAATTAAGTAAATCGCAAAAATACGGCAAGAAAAGTGAAAAAGCCCCGCGAGGTACCTTCAACGAAGCTGAGCAGCATAAATCCACAGAGCCGCCTAAACATCATAAAAAAGGTAAGCAAACATTAGCGGCGCATTTTGAGCGCGAAGAAGTTGAGCACACGTTAACGGTACTTGATTGCCCATGCTGTGGTGAACAACTACACCATTGCGGTAGTGAAGACAGCGAGCAAGTGAAAATTATTCCGGCGAAAGTGAGTGTCATTAAGCACAAGCAATTTAAATATGCTTGCAGACATTGCGAGCACGAACAACTGACCAGTAAAATAATCACCGCGCCTAAACCCAAGCAGCCTATTCCTGGCAGTATTGCGAGTCCAGAAGCGTTAGCGGCGATTGTTACGGGCAAATACTGTGATGCCTTACCGCTTTATCGTTTAGTTGACATACTGGGTCGTGGCGGTCTTGAGCTATCACGAGGAACGTTAGCTAATTGGTGCATTAAAGCGGGTCTGCTTATCAAGCCATTAGTAGCAGCCATGCAGCGTCACTTGCTTGGTGAGCATAGCTTGTGTGCTGATGAAACCCGTACACAAGTGTTAGATGAAGGTGAAAACCCTAACAGCAATTCTTACATGTGGGTTTATCGCAGCAATGAAGCCAGCGATGAGCCTGTGGTTATTTACGGCTATCAGGCGGGTCGCAGCCGCGCTTGCGCAGAAGAATTTCTCGCGGGTTATCAAGGCTATTTACAATGCGATGGTTATTGTGTTTATGACGGTATTGAAGGCATTATTCCTGTGGGCTGTTGGGCACACGCCAGACGTAAATACGATGAAGCTTTAAAAGCAGAATCAAAAAACAAAGGTCGTGCTCATAAAGCTATTAGCTTTATCAGTCAATTATACAAACTAGAAACGCAAGCGAAAAACAAAAAGCTATCCCCCCAAGCGCGGTACCAACTGCGTCAAGAAAAAGCCTTACCGATATTATTACAATTCAAAGCATGGCTTGATGAAGCCAGTGATAAAGTCACTGCGGGAAGTTATATTGGCAAAGCGATAAAATACAATCTCAACCAGTGGCATAAACTTATTAGATACGTTGAAGATTGCCATTTAGGCATTGATAATAATATTACCGAGCGAGATATCCGGCCGTTTACTACCGGTAGAAAAAACTGGTTATTCTCAAAATCGGTTAATGGTGCCCAGGCAAGCGCCACACTTTATAGTATTGTGATGACCTGCCGCGCCAATGACATCAACACTTATTACTACTTTCTGCATTTATTTAAAACGTTGCCGAGCAGAGATGTGGGTGATGATGACTTTACCGACTTAATGCCGTGGAATGTGCAGCTAGACTTTGATTATAGCTAA
- a CDS encoding IS3 family transposase (programmed frameshift): MRRRFTHEFKVQAVEKALSQCDDVRLEDIALDLGIGYSTLQRWIALAKNHELETKNNGSHMTTEKRPHDWSLEERLNAIIECASLDEAALNEYCRAKGLYPHHIKQWKQDFAKGPSTKPVKSDSKQLRQEIKQLQKELNRKDKALAETAALLVLKKKQMRFLGFQRGRLTHSTERHELIKLITDAQKSGARQAKACELLGLTARTIQRWIEADDMTDKRTSTIKRPPNRLTELEQQRIIKTVNSIEYGHLPPSKIVPKLLDKGVWIASESSFYRVMKSHKLLTHREKVKPNKKIKKPKALKATRVNEIYTWDITYLPTAVKGQFLYLYLVMDIYSRKIVGWQVHDTQLSTLAADLMIDICRREQVKPDQVTLHSDNGSPMKGATLLATLQELGIVPSFSRPSVSNDNPYSESLFKTLKYRPEYPEKAFESMGSARKWVSGFVDWYNDEHLHSGIKFVTPNQRHLGLDKAILAKRHQVNEMAKLQNPSRWSGKSRDWTMINEVNLNPEKKEAMRAA; this comes from the exons ATGAGACGTCGATTTACACATGAATTTAAAGTTCAAGCTGTTGAAAAAGCATTATCTCAATGTGATGATGTTCGCTTAGAAGATATTGCGCTTGATTTAGGTATCGGTTATTCAACCTTACAACGATGGATCGCGCTTGCTAAAAACCATGAACTTGAAACTAAAAATAATGGTAGTCACATGACAACAGAAAAACGCCCTCATGACTGGAGCTTAGAAGAAAGGCTTAACGCCATTATTGAATGTGCTAGTTTAGATGAAGCAGCTCTTAATGAATATTGCCGTGCTAAGGGGCTTTACCCACATCATATTAAACAATGGAAGCAAGATTTTGCTAAAGGGCCTTCAACGAAGCCCGTAAAATCAGACAGTAAACAGCTCAGACAAGAAATTAAGCAGCTTCAAAAAGAGCTTAATCGTAAAGACAAAGCGTTAGCAGAAACAGCCGCCTTACTTGTACTCAAAAAAAAGCAGATGCGCTT TTTGGGGTTTCAACGAGGACGATTAACCCACTCAACTGAACGTCATGAATTGATAAAGCTCATTACAGACGCGCAGAAATCAGGAGCTAGGCAAGCAAAAGCATGTGAGTTACTTGGTCTAACGGCAAGAACAATTCAACGCTGGATTGAAGCTGATGATATGACAGATAAGCGAACGAGTACGATAAAGCGACCACCTAACAGGCTAACTGAATTAGAGCAACAGCGTATTATTAAGACAGTAAATTCAATAGAATACGGACATTTACCACCCAGCAAGATAGTCCCTAAACTATTAGATAAAGGTGTGTGGATAGCATCAGAAAGCTCGTTTTATCGTGTTATGAAATCACATAAATTATTAACACACAGAGAAAAAGTTAAACCAAATAAAAAGATAAAAAAGCCAAAAGCGCTCAAGGCAACACGTGTAAACGAAATTTATACATGGGATATCACATATTTGCCAACAGCGGTTAAAGGTCAGTTTTTATACTTATATTTAGTGATGGATATTTATAGTCGAAAAATAGTTGGTTGGCAGGTTCATGACACACAGCTAAGCACACTGGCGGCTGATTTAATGATAGATATTTGCAGGCGAGAGCAGGTAAAGCCAGATCAAGTCACGTTGCACTCGGATAATGGCAGTCCAATGAAAGGGGCAACGTTATTGGCAACATTGCAGGAATTAGGTATTGTTCCTTCATTTAGCCGACCGTCTGTGAGTAATGATAATCCTTATTCTGAATCGCTATTTAAGACATTAAAGTATCGCCCGGAATACCCTGAAAAAGCCTTTGAAAGTATGGGTAGCGCAAGAAAGTGGGTTAGCGGATTTGTAGATTGGTACAACGATGAGCACTTGCACAGCGGTATTAAATTTGTCACGCCAAACCAGCGTCATTTAGGATTAGATAAAGCGATACTAGCGAAACGTCATCAGGTAAATGAAATGGCGAAATTACAGAACCCAAGTCGTTGGTCAGGAAAATCTCGAGATTGGACAATGATCAATGAAGTAAATTTAAATCCAGAAAAAAAAGAAGCAATGCGGGCGGCATAA
- a CDS encoding DNA replication terminus site-binding protein: MHFITDRFDELKNNIRSLNTILTHTQPLAALAYPLPCTSKGMESEPVKYIAAEEHTGHKAVELAASCYQDLYIQPGYSQKSARRTVGVIWLSPAQNPTSITIPELVDKINAAKTDIENHIIQTYETRQDRFEALRAECPGIMTMHLYRHIRCYSEQNIQSIRFAWQRKDSLSKPVKKDLLLKIEEEFDRSGPEYRVPLEQLINRIKQTPGELLRIRRQVRVQPAANIRFDAGIKTVTAPMPIIIIQSNELKLKALTDFDAKSQRKIRSDKAVSEVIGSFGGVTIEVFSAR; encoded by the coding sequence ATGCATTTTATTACTGATCGATTTGATGAGCTGAAAAACAATATCCGTTCTCTCAATACAATCCTCACACATACGCAACCATTGGCCGCCCTTGCCTACCCACTACCCTGCACCTCAAAGGGAATGGAAAGCGAACCGGTTAAATATATTGCAGCAGAAGAACATACCGGACATAAGGCTGTTGAACTCGCGGCTTCCTGCTACCAAGACCTTTACATTCAACCAGGCTATTCACAAAAATCAGCGCGGCGCACTGTCGGCGTTATTTGGCTCTCCCCTGCCCAAAACCCAACAAGCATTACTATCCCTGAGCTGGTGGATAAAATAAACGCGGCAAAAACGGATATCGAAAACCATATCATTCAAACGTATGAAACAAGGCAAGACCGGTTTGAAGCGCTTCGCGCAGAGTGCCCTGGTATTATGACTATGCACCTATATAGGCATATTCGGTGTTATTCAGAGCAAAACATTCAATCAATTCGCTTTGCCTGGCAAAGAAAGGACTCGCTATCAAAGCCGGTTAAAAAAGACCTTTTACTTAAAATTGAAGAGGAATTTGATAGATCGGGGCCTGAATACCGCGTACCTCTTGAGCAATTGATTAATAGAATTAAGCAAACTCCTGGGGAGCTGCTTAGGATACGCCGGCAGGTTCGCGTACAACCGGCAGCAAATATACGCTTTGATGCTGGAATAAAAACAGTAACAGCACCAATGCCTATAATCATAATTCAAAGTAATGAGCTTAAGCTTAAAGCTTTAACTGATTTTGATGCTAAATCACAAAGAAAAATACGATCAGACAAAGCGGTATCAGAAGTTATCGGCTCCTTTGGTGGGGTAACGATTGAGGTGTTTTCAGCTCGGTAG
- a CDS encoding DUF2726 domain-containing protein produces the protein MSLTLIVFIIAVFVFIAIALSGIEKTGSGSPDYTKIGPLFTPAERSFLGVLEQAISNNYRIYGKVRVADVLKTKATKQRSSWQTAFNKIAAKHFDFVLCNMSTMEVICVIELDDKSHNSKRAQERDLFLNNACQGADLKLVRFKAQKSYQIEAVRNAILEATNSLSVSEDVGTPTCNKLELINSERLTSSKLAKKHGLKTSEFLDKMVEYGYLTEINGTHQLTEKGLRNGGEFIEKGRYPAHFKWIEENVPLFKMK, from the coding sequence ATGAGCTTAACATTGATTGTTTTTATTATTGCTGTATTTGTTTTTATTGCAATAGCACTTTCTGGGATCGAAAAGACCGGCTCTGGCAGCCCTGACTACACCAAAATAGGCCCTTTATTTACGCCAGCTGAGCGCTCTTTCCTTGGGGTTTTAGAGCAAGCCATTTCTAATAACTACCGTATTTACGGTAAAGTTAGAGTAGCAGATGTTCTTAAAACTAAAGCTACTAAGCAGCGTTCATCTTGGCAAACTGCTTTTAATAAGATAGCAGCTAAGCATTTTGATTTTGTACTATGTAACATGAGTACAATGGAAGTTATTTGTGTAATAGAGCTCGATGATAAGTCACATAATAGCAAAAGAGCCCAAGAAAGAGATTTGTTTTTAAACAATGCCTGCCAGGGAGCTGATTTAAAGTTGGTTAGATTCAAGGCCCAAAAAAGCTATCAAATTGAGGCAGTACGAAACGCAATTCTTGAGGCAACCAACAGCCTATCTGTAAGCGAAGACGTTGGTACGCCTACCTGTAACAAGCTAGAGCTAATCAACAGTGAGCGCCTAACTTCATCAAAGTTAGCGAAAAAGCACGGACTCAAAACTTCGGAGTTCTTGGATAAAATGGTTGAGTATGGGTATTTAACAGAAATCAACGGTACGCATCAGCTAACCGAAAAAGGGTTGAGAAATGGTGGGGAGTTTATAGAAAAAGGCCGCTATCCGGCTCATTTTAAATGGATAGAAGAAAATGTACCGCTATTTAAAATGAAATAA